The Brevibacillus brevis genome contains a region encoding:
- a CDS encoding aldehyde dehydrogenase family protein, whose translation MMAVMSMQNPATGELLGSLQEATPEQVEDAMARARLAFPAWSATSLAERLDYLTRLRHYLVDHGAEIARKISEATGKVTLEAYMTEIFVTVDTIRFYEKHAYQMLADQPVPTSLVLWPKKSYIHYKPMGVVAVISPWNYPFQLAVIPVLSALVAGNTVILKPSEVTASTGLLIEEVFSAVSMPDGVVTVLHGGREAGQALVAARPDKIFFTGSVATGKKIMAAASEHLIPVELELGGKDPMIVFEDAHLERAANGAVWGAFTNSGQVCMSVERLFVHEKVYPEFLKLVTEKTKALRQSYPDQAEVGSMTSSQQIEIVREHVHEALTAGATAVTGGLPSSDSMYIAPTILTNVTSDMKIMREETFGPVLPIMTFATEEEAVRLANSSPYGLNASVWSADKTKADRVARQLDSGNVCINDVIISYANPHLPFGGVKQSGIGRYRGPSGLQAFTHSISVIHDPGKRKREFNWYPYTRDQELTFIGLTNLLYGKLQNVNRRTLGAIWREFKRLF comes from the coding sequence ATGATGGCAGTCATGTCCATGCAAAATCCCGCTACTGGAGAGCTGCTTGGCTCTTTACAGGAAGCGACTCCAGAACAAGTTGAAGACGCGATGGCACGTGCGCGTCTTGCCTTTCCAGCTTGGTCCGCTACATCGTTAGCCGAGCGCCTGGACTATTTGACGCGGTTGCGGCACTATTTAGTCGATCACGGCGCAGAAATCGCCCGAAAAATTAGTGAGGCTACCGGAAAAGTTACATTGGAAGCGTACATGACCGAAATTTTCGTCACTGTCGACACCATCCGTTTTTATGAAAAACATGCCTATCAGATGCTGGCCGATCAGCCAGTACCAACCTCCCTCGTGCTGTGGCCGAAGAAATCGTATATCCACTACAAGCCGATGGGTGTCGTCGCGGTCATCTCTCCGTGGAATTATCCGTTTCAGCTTGCCGTCATTCCCGTATTATCTGCCCTCGTAGCAGGCAATACCGTTATTTTAAAACCTTCCGAGGTGACTGCTTCTACCGGCCTGCTCATTGAAGAGGTGTTTTCCGCTGTTTCTATGCCGGATGGAGTCGTGACCGTCCTGCATGGGGGACGAGAAGCTGGACAGGCGCTGGTAGCTGCTCGCCCAGATAAAATATTTTTCACAGGCTCTGTCGCGACAGGCAAAAAAATTATGGCGGCAGCGTCGGAGCATTTGATCCCAGTAGAACTGGAGCTTGGCGGCAAAGACCCGATGATCGTGTTTGAAGACGCTCATCTGGAACGGGCAGCAAATGGCGCGGTGTGGGGGGCTTTTACGAACTCCGGACAGGTATGTATGTCTGTCGAACGGCTTTTTGTCCATGAAAAGGTATACCCTGAATTTCTCAAGCTGGTCACCGAAAAGACAAAAGCATTGCGCCAAAGCTATCCGGATCAGGCCGAGGTTGGGTCGATGACGTCTTCTCAACAAATCGAAATTGTCCGTGAGCATGTGCACGAAGCACTGACTGCGGGCGCGACCGCTGTCACCGGAGGACTTCCTTCCTCTGACAGTATGTATATCGCCCCGACCATTCTCACAAACGTGACATCAGACATGAAAATCATGCGGGAAGAAACCTTTGGTCCGGTGTTGCCCATTATGACTTTTGCCACCGAAGAGGAGGCTGTCCGCCTGGCTAACAGCTCACCGTACGGGCTGAATGCCTCGGTATGGTCAGCCGATAAAACAAAAGCGGATCGCGTAGCTCGTCAGCTCGACAGCGGAAATGTGTGCATCAATGACGTCATTATCAGCTACGCCAATCCCCATCTTCCTTTTGGCGGGGTCAAACAGAGCGGTATCGGCCGCTATCGCGGGCCTTCAGGACTACAAGCCTTTACACACAGCATCTCTGTCATCCATGATCCGGGCAAACGCAAGCGTGAGTTCAATTGGTATCCGTATACGAGGGATCAGGAGCTCACCTTCATCGGTTTGACGAACCTGTTGTACGGCAAGCTCCAAAATGTAAATCGTCGGACTTTGGGTGCGATCTGGCGCGAATTCAAGCGCCTGTTCTAA
- a CDS encoding TetR/AcrR family transcriptional regulator: MTTQKKAEAKRAFLIEQATACLAEKGYAYVSLRDIAKESGVSLGILHYYFASKEELLLAVISSYKGRFMEELEREVIAAPSGEWSAALARVLCRSLQEDRKLHRLWYDLQVQAMYVPAFGEQVKDIRSRLHQLISRMLVRLQREEQTSLTIDEDSAISLIYSAIDGFLFQFLLDELQRPEETIARFEQAFAHLMHTLFSSESLSPESR, translated from the coding sequence GTGACTACCCAGAAAAAAGCCGAAGCAAAACGTGCTTTTTTGATTGAGCAAGCGACTGCTTGTCTGGCTGAAAAAGGGTATGCATATGTTTCCTTGCGCGACATTGCCAAGGAATCTGGCGTCTCACTCGGCATTCTGCATTATTACTTTGCAAGCAAAGAAGAGCTTTTGCTCGCTGTAATCTCTAGTTACAAGGGACGTTTCATGGAGGAGTTGGAACGCGAAGTAATCGCAGCTCCATCTGGCGAATGGTCAGCGGCTCTCGCTCGTGTCTTGTGCCGGAGTCTGCAAGAGGATCGGAAGCTGCATCGGCTCTGGTATGACTTGCAGGTACAGGCCATGTACGTTCCTGCGTTTGGTGAACAGGTAAAAGACATTCGGTCCCGTCTGCATCAGCTCATCTCCCGTATGCTCGTACGATTGCAGCGCGAAGAACAAACCTCATTGACCATCGACGAAGACTCCGCCATCTCACTCATTTACTCTGCAATCGACGGATTCCTTTTTCAATTTTTGCTCGACGAGTTACAGAGACCGGAAGAAACGATTGCCCGTTTTGAACAGGCCTTTGCCCATTTAATGCATACACTCTTCTCTTCTGAATCTTTATCTCCTGAATCGAGGTGA
- a CDS encoding M23 family metallopeptidase, whose product MRVFRLIIQISLCVVAAISPLESVAGIAPSAKEQDPVLQERLQLFLRLESMHGIPWNYLAAIDQYERTMKIRRKKQEQENLSRLTAVDIPSDRWAGTFNPDTEDTNPVSIQFFDGIGMDGDGDGLADRHNDLDALTTFIRYLSQYGFSHEDWQIGLWSYYQRDRSVKTIRQFAQVYAKYQHLDLDERHFPIPARYDYSYRSTWGAPRGWGGRRIHEGTDIFASHGTPVLSTAYGVIEVLGWNRYGGWRIGMRDMGNVYHYFAHLSSFKKGLKPGDIVEPGEVIGYVGSSGYGKPGTSGKFPPHLHYGMYRETGDADWSFDPYPYLRRWERQKKRH is encoded by the coding sequence ATGCGAGTTTTCCGCCTAATCATTCAGATCAGCTTGTGTGTGGTTGCAGCTATTTCGCCACTAGAATCCGTCGCCGGAATCGCTCCGTCCGCCAAAGAGCAAGACCCAGTTCTTCAAGAGCGCTTGCAGCTTTTTTTGCGCTTGGAATCGATGCACGGCATTCCGTGGAATTATCTGGCAGCCATTGATCAATACGAGCGAACCATGAAAATACGCAGAAAGAAGCAGGAGCAAGAAAATCTCTCGCGGCTAACAGCCGTGGACATTCCAAGCGATCGTTGGGCAGGTACGTTCAATCCTGATACGGAGGATACTAATCCGGTATCCATTCAGTTTTTTGACGGGATCGGAATGGACGGGGATGGCGATGGGCTTGCGGATCGTCATAACGATCTCGATGCACTCACTACTTTCATTCGCTACCTATCCCAATACGGCTTCTCTCATGAAGATTGGCAAATTGGTCTTTGGTCGTACTACCAGCGCGATCGGTCCGTGAAGACGATTAGGCAGTTCGCACAGGTGTATGCCAAGTATCAACATTTGGACCTGGATGAGCGGCATTTTCCTATCCCCGCCCGGTACGATTACAGCTACCGCAGTACTTGGGGGGCGCCGCGCGGCTGGGGTGGACGGCGTATCCATGAGGGGACTGATATTTTTGCGAGTCACGGCACCCCTGTCCTCAGCACAGCATACGGAGTCATTGAGGTACTCGGCTGGAACAGGTATGGCGGATGGCGAATCGGGATGCGTGACATGGGCAATGTATACCATTACTTTGCACATCTGTCCTCGTTTAAAAAGGGCTTGAAGCCGGGTGACATCGTGGAGCCAGGAGAAGTGATCGGATATGTCGGCAGCTCAGGATACGGGAAGCCCGGCACCTCAGGCAAATTCCCTCCTCATCTGCACTACGGTATGTACCGGGAAACAGGTGACGCAGATTGGTCATTTGATCCTTATCCGTATTTACGACGTTGGGAGCGGCAAAAGAAGCGGCATTGA
- a CDS encoding DJ-1/PfpI family protein: protein MSKKVLIVTGDAVEALEVFYPYYRCLEEGYETVIAAPSVKTLHTVCHDFEAHSATYTEKPAYQLPAHVAFSDINPEAFDALIIPGGRAPEHIRLNEHLKPIVAHFFETNKPVAAICHGSQVLTIVREHLAGREITAYQACRPDVEACGAIYQTETLHVDRNLVSGHAWPDLPGFMREFLHLLK, encoded by the coding sequence ATGAGCAAAAAAGTGTTGATTGTAACAGGGGATGCCGTGGAGGCACTGGAGGTTTTCTATCCGTATTACCGCTGCCTGGAAGAAGGGTATGAAACGGTCATTGCAGCACCCAGCGTGAAAACCCTGCACACCGTTTGCCATGATTTCGAAGCGCACAGTGCGACGTACACAGAAAAGCCAGCTTATCAGCTTCCCGCCCATGTTGCATTTTCAGACATTAACCCTGAGGCGTTTGATGCCTTGATTATTCCGGGTGGACGAGCACCTGAGCATATCAGGCTCAATGAGCATCTGAAGCCAATTGTGGCGCACTTTTTCGAGACGAACAAGCCGGTTGCAGCCATCTGCCACGGCTCCCAAGTATTGACTATCGTTCGCGAGCACTTGGCAGGGCGTGAAATCACAGCTTACCAGGCTTGCAGACCGGATGTAGAAGCGTGCGGTGCGATCTACCAAACGGAAACACTCCATGTCGATCGCAATCTTGTTTCCGGACATGCATGGCCAGACTTGCCAGGCTTCATGCGTGAATTCCTCCATTTGCTCAAGTAA
- a CDS encoding metallophosphoesterase family protein, with amino-acid sequence MLSFIHTADVHLDAPLQMLGERYELRQDDFRQTMKRICDLVRDKGADFWLIAGDLLEYHGGRRSTAMFLRDLFASIAPIPVVIAPGNHDPWRADSFYQTLEWPGNVYWFTPEWGVYEFPEKSCVIYGWGFGQPHVYESPLDTFPGKLEGYAHHLMVLHASVLSNSGDEEHHPYAPVTFQQLVQTGMDYVALGHIHKPEQFMHPVKKQPFAAYPGSPEGLTSKEAGERNVLYGELDHDGRLKLTAIPVQSRKIRKLTIEGNGVETTEQLIDQMEQQLAEEKDSDMLYITLTGERAAHFQPPLSVLQQRFSRFFVLQLTDRTWPDVDEEKLIADGGVWGRWLSKLAEAESRAQTEDEREIVRLAKQEALARIGGTIR; translated from the coding sequence GTGCTGTCATTTATTCATACAGCGGATGTCCATCTGGATGCGCCGCTTCAAATGCTGGGGGAGCGTTACGAGCTGCGTCAGGATGATTTTCGTCAGACGATGAAAAGAATCTGTGACCTCGTCCGCGACAAGGGAGCAGACTTCTGGCTCATTGCCGGAGATTTGCTGGAATACCACGGGGGAAGAAGATCCACTGCGATGTTTTTACGTGATCTTTTTGCCAGCATCGCACCAATCCCTGTCGTGATCGCACCTGGCAATCACGATCCGTGGCGAGCGGATTCGTTTTATCAAACATTGGAATGGCCAGGGAACGTTTACTGGTTTACACCTGAGTGGGGCGTGTATGAATTTCCCGAAAAGTCATGCGTAATATACGGCTGGGGCTTCGGGCAGCCACATGTGTACGAGTCGCCACTCGATACGTTCCCAGGCAAATTAGAGGGGTATGCCCATCATCTGATGGTTTTGCATGCCAGTGTGCTTTCTAATTCAGGAGACGAAGAGCATCATCCGTATGCACCTGTCACCTTTCAGCAGCTCGTACAAACTGGCATGGACTATGTTGCGCTGGGACATATTCACAAGCCGGAGCAATTCATGCATCCCGTCAAAAAACAACCGTTTGCAGCTTACCCAGGCTCTCCAGAAGGATTGACGAGCAAGGAAGCGGGGGAACGAAATGTTTTGTATGGAGAGCTGGATCATGATGGCAGACTGAAGCTCACGGCGATTCCTGTCCAGTCACGCAAAATTCGAAAGCTTACAATCGAAGGGAATGGAGTCGAAACGACTGAGCAGCTCATTGATCAGATGGAGCAGCAACTCGCGGAGGAAAAGGATTCCGATATGCTGTACATCACGCTGACAGGGGAACGTGCTGCGCATTTTCAGCCTCCATTGTCCGTGCTTCAACAGCGATTTTCCCGTTTTTTTGTGCTGCAGCTGACAGACCGGACCTGGCCTGATGTGGATGAGGAAAAGCTGATCGCAGATGGTGGCGTCTGGGGGAGATGGCTTTCCAAGCTGGCTGAGGCGGAGTCCCGTGCGCAAACTGAGGACGAGCGAGAAATCGTCAGGTTAGCCAAGCAAGAGGCTTTGGCGCGGATTGGAGGGACCATTCGATGA
- a CDS encoding ATP-binding protein — protein sequence MKIEELVLGGFGKWQDATFRFAPGLNLFYAPNESGKSTILQGIFAALYGMKRDYVKSARYLPEYEKYRPWQSGSYETIITYKLAGKTYRLHRQLTKEREEARLFLDPEWTELTELYLEDRRKERNFIEKHTGLTRSLFMDLTWIRREPLQAAEHLIPTFTTAEEANPAVQQILAELDREVAVIGKKERAENTLLGKAATKVVQKEQEKESAKAAWRTISQLTLQIAEATEECQQLELRRSRLQQRLDRSTGQAKALQERWQRSHAPISQQDWAWWEQTARSEVELAIHEEARRGLTQVNMPTVAVQQVDDQLIPLQHDYEKGAQLLKQRETLHIRLATLAVSTLASSPRSTTSRSTRQGNQAKRRRGAALMWGGAGILSVLGLIGFVSGHPVLGGISATAALLLFGFGVFLLRLKGGTGGPKQTAENDAVQESQRVQEEIASLDAELATLVQRWGASNWDTFLERREELLKSTSKQQSEQLLSEMAKTKQEANLSASWGEALRTLLDQEKNAIETEQGKLRVEMVEIEERLQELREQMARGNGEMAVHESLSLSRATDELEEAQAVLRQLQKKRDALQLAREMLQEAVGEWRRDSTPAVNQQASEIIEHITGGVYRDVRLDPRDGFAVRLLAPTKQMVLEQDQCSTGTIDQLYLAQRLALVHHAKQSESLPLFFDDHFVHYDEERLRRTLDYVAMLAQEHQVFLFTCHERELRMFAPLLRQENRHAVHRIG from the coding sequence ATGAAAATAGAGGAGCTGGTGCTTGGGGGCTTCGGAAAATGGCAGGATGCTACCTTCCGTTTTGCTCCAGGCCTGAATCTGTTTTATGCCCCCAATGAGTCAGGAAAATCAACCATCCTTCAAGGTATATTCGCTGCCTTGTATGGAATGAAGCGCGATTACGTCAAATCGGCGCGATACTTGCCTGAATATGAAAAGTACCGTCCGTGGCAGAGTGGCTCGTATGAAACGATCATTACGTACAAATTAGCGGGCAAAACCTATCGCCTGCATCGTCAGTTGACCAAGGAACGGGAGGAGGCTCGCCTCTTTTTGGACCCGGAATGGACAGAGCTGACTGAGCTTTATTTGGAAGACAGGCGCAAGGAACGGAATTTTATCGAAAAGCATACGGGCCTTACACGCAGTCTATTTATGGATTTGACGTGGATCAGGAGGGAACCGCTTCAAGCAGCTGAGCATTTGATTCCGACTTTTACGACTGCGGAAGAAGCCAATCCGGCTGTCCAACAAATTTTGGCGGAGCTGGATCGGGAGGTTGCGGTCATCGGCAAAAAAGAACGAGCCGAAAATACACTTTTGGGAAAAGCTGCTACGAAGGTGGTGCAAAAAGAGCAGGAGAAGGAAAGCGCAAAAGCAGCGTGGCGAACGATCAGCCAACTGACGCTGCAAATAGCGGAAGCCACAGAAGAATGTCAGCAATTAGAACTGCGGCGTAGCCGATTGCAGCAGCGTCTGGATCGCTCAACCGGACAAGCGAAAGCATTGCAGGAACGCTGGCAACGAAGCCATGCTCCCATCAGTCAACAAGACTGGGCGTGGTGGGAGCAAACAGCTCGTTCTGAGGTCGAGTTGGCGATACACGAAGAGGCAAGACGTGGTCTCACTCAGGTAAATATGCCGACGGTTGCCGTACAACAGGTTGATGACCAGCTCATACCCTTACAGCACGATTACGAAAAAGGGGCACAATTGCTCAAACAACGAGAAACATTGCATATTCGTTTGGCGACATTGGCTGTGTCAACCCTTGCTTCAAGTCCGCGAAGTACAACATCACGCAGTACCCGACAAGGCAATCAGGCAAAAAGGAGGCGGGGAGCTGCACTTATGTGGGGCGGTGCAGGGATATTGTCTGTTCTCGGGTTAATCGGCTTCGTGAGTGGACATCCCGTTCTGGGAGGAATTTCTGCGACTGCCGCTTTGTTGCTGTTCGGTTTTGGAGTTTTCTTGCTGCGGCTAAAAGGGGGTACAGGCGGACCCAAACAGACTGCAGAAAATGACGCGGTACAGGAAAGTCAAAGAGTACAAGAAGAAATCGCTTCACTCGATGCTGAACTTGCCACACTCGTTCAGAGATGGGGTGCGAGTAATTGGGATACATTTTTGGAAAGACGGGAAGAGCTACTGAAAAGCACAAGCAAGCAACAATCTGAGCAGCTTCTATCGGAAATGGCGAAAACAAAGCAGGAGGCTAATCTGTCTGCAAGCTGGGGTGAGGCACTACGGACCCTGCTTGATCAGGAAAAAAATGCGATTGAGACCGAGCAAGGCAAATTGCGCGTCGAGATGGTGGAGATTGAGGAGAGACTGCAGGAGCTGCGGGAACAAATGGCCAGAGGAAATGGTGAGATGGCGGTTCATGAGAGCCTGTCATTATCTCGCGCGACGGATGAGCTTGAGGAAGCGCAGGCAGTACTTCGTCAGCTGCAAAAAAAGCGGGATGCCCTTCAGTTGGCTCGGGAAATGCTGCAGGAGGCAGTAGGGGAATGGCGACGGGATAGCACACCCGCTGTGAATCAGCAGGCTTCGGAGATCATCGAGCATATTACAGGGGGAGTGTATCGAGATGTCAGACTCGATCCCCGTGACGGATTTGCCGTCCGTTTGCTTGCGCCGACCAAACAAATGGTGCTCGAACAGGATCAATGTTCCACTGGGACCATCGATCAGCTGTACCTTGCCCAGCGTTTGGCATTGGTTCATCATGCCAAGCAGTCGGAGTCATTGCCACTCTTTTTCGATGATCATTTTGTCCATTATGATGAAGAGCGTTTGCGCCGAACGCTTGACTATGTAGCGATGCTGGCACAAGAGCATCAAGTGTTTCTTTTCACCTGTCATGAGCGAGAGCTGCGTATGTTTGCGCCATTGCTTCGTCAAGAGAACCGCCATGCTGTGCATCGGATCGGGTAA
- the lipA gene encoding lipoyl synthase — MTQRKPEWLKINLVSGSELASFKELKQTMRTKTLHTVCEEAKCPNIHECWASGTATFMILGDICTRACRFCAVKTGLPTELDTAEPERVAEAAEQMRLKHVVVTSVARDDLADGGAQIFADTIRAIRRRLPFASVEVLIPDFMGNWDALKVVMDAKPDVLNHNIEAVRRMSDRVRARAKYDRTLELLKKAKEFQPSIPTKSSLMIGVGETMEEIIETMDDLRSVDVNIMTIGQYLQPTKKHLKVEKFYHPDEFARLKEEGMERGFSHVESGPLVRSSYHAHEQASAAKETIAKESMPKAQ; from the coding sequence ATGACGCAACGCAAGCCGGAGTGGCTCAAGATCAACCTTGTTTCAGGATCAGAACTAGCCAGCTTTAAAGAGCTTAAGCAAACCATGCGCACGAAGACGCTACATACCGTTTGTGAAGAAGCGAAATGCCCCAACATTCATGAATGCTGGGCAAGCGGTACAGCAACTTTCATGATTTTGGGTGATATATGTACCCGAGCCTGTCGGTTTTGTGCAGTAAAAACTGGACTGCCAACAGAGCTGGATACGGCCGAACCAGAACGTGTAGCAGAAGCAGCCGAACAAATGCGTTTGAAGCACGTCGTTGTTACTTCCGTTGCTCGTGATGATTTGGCAGATGGAGGCGCACAAATTTTTGCCGATACGATTCGTGCGATTCGTCGTCGACTGCCGTTTGCCTCCGTAGAAGTATTGATTCCCGATTTTATGGGGAACTGGGATGCGTTAAAAGTGGTCATGGACGCAAAGCCTGACGTACTAAACCACAATATTGAGGCGGTTCGCCGGATGTCAGATCGCGTACGGGCAAGAGCCAAGTACGATCGGACGCTGGAACTGTTGAAAAAGGCGAAGGAATTCCAGCCGAGCATTCCAACGAAGTCCAGTCTGATGATTGGTGTAGGCGAGACGATGGAGGAAATTATCGAAACGATGGATGACCTGCGTTCTGTCGACGTCAACATCATGACGATTGGTCAGTATTTGCAACCGACCAAGAAGCATTTGAAGGTAGAAAAGTTTTACCATCCAGATGAATTCGCTCGCTTGAAGGAAGAAGGCATGGAGCGTGGCTTTAGTCACGTAGAGTCAGGGCCATTAGTGCGCAGCTCGTATCACGCTCACGAACAGGCAAGCGCAGCGAAGGAAACGATTGCGAAAGAATCCATGCCGAAAGCACAATAA
- a CDS encoding YhcN/YlaJ family sporulation lipoprotein, with protein MLPLKKTWLYSAIAGIVLLASGCNNNAAPNYTQPNRAMTNQAAPYTRNVDGMHVRNYDGMGLNNFDWFNGDNNNNNGVRSNNFGGGHVRNGMGLTNNNNGTNNGMFPNGTYPRANVNNYNAFTSGMRPYNAFTDHNAGMGTTGMGTMGINNGPAGMNQSIYQNRAWNRGGAGVMQTGMPRMGYAQTDRQHMRTAGVTNVYVDRNTLAQAVGNVTASCPGVQRSTVLVTDREIFVGLNTQGADARTAKKQAKMNAESVSPRYYRVYVTDNPNDIQEIARVASRSSNVSTARTEDANSIDTLVKRMGGTPQPTKTTHKAHTGTTSR; from the coding sequence GTGTTACCATTGAAAAAGACATGGTTGTATTCTGCAATTGCAGGTATTGTGCTCTTGGCTTCTGGTTGTAACAACAACGCTGCGCCTAATTACACACAACCAAACAGGGCAATGACAAATCAAGCCGCGCCTTACACCAGAAACGTTGATGGAATGCACGTCCGTAACTACGACGGTATGGGTTTGAACAACTTTGACTGGTTCAACGGTGACAACAACAACAACAACGGAGTACGTTCCAACAATTTTGGCGGTGGTCACGTCCGTAATGGAATGGGGCTCACCAACAACAACAATGGAACCAACAACGGCATGTTCCCAAATGGTACCTATCCACGGGCAAATGTCAACAACTACAACGCTTTCACGAGCGGTATGAGACCGTATAATGCCTTTACGGATCATAATGCAGGGATGGGTACGACAGGAATGGGTACGATGGGTATTAACAACGGGCCAGCCGGTATGAACCAGTCTATTTATCAAAATCGTGCCTGGAACCGTGGCGGTGCAGGTGTCATGCAAACCGGAATGCCACGAATGGGCTATGCACAGACTGACCGTCAGCATATGCGTACCGCTGGCGTAACCAACGTCTATGTAGATCGTAACACATTGGCACAGGCTGTTGGGAATGTTACTGCGAGCTGTCCTGGCGTTCAACGATCTACCGTCTTGGTAACGGATCGAGAAATTTTTGTGGGGCTGAACACACAAGGAGCAGATGCACGTACAGCGAAAAAACAGGCCAAAATGAATGCAGAATCGGTATCACCACGCTATTACAGAGTGTATGTAACCGATAATCCAAATGATATCCAGGAAATCGCTCGTGTCGCCAGCCGCTCCAGTAATGTGAGTACAGCGCGTACAGAAGATGCGAATAGCATTGATACGCTAGTCAAGCGTATGGGTGGAACACCCCAGCCTACGAAGACTACTCACAAAGCTCATACAGGTACAACCAGTCGCTAA
- a CDS encoding YutD family protein gives MDIVYMRKEEASLIRTQAGTYEVMEVNRDGWNLEAFKERYSDILDKYDYIVGDWGYGQLRLRGFYTDANRKVPFEQRIAALDEYLHEFCNFGCPYFVLRKVKANVGNSDDQSGQDEATFDVIIDIRQDIPREEGGSSPYVERKERRRYHPRQNKQDRQNNAGAERNGAGRNERGEKPKFQKDRPDKNGKDSNSRERRPNQLKPNRERDKVPTGPNTPKRDS, from the coding sequence ATGGACATAGTATACATGCGTAAGGAGGAAGCGAGTTTGATTCGCACGCAAGCCGGTACTTATGAAGTCATGGAAGTAAATCGAGACGGCTGGAACCTTGAAGCGTTCAAGGAGCGCTATAGCGATATCCTCGACAAGTACGATTATATTGTAGGGGACTGGGGCTATGGTCAGCTGCGTCTTCGTGGGTTTTATACTGACGCCAATCGCAAAGTACCGTTCGAGCAGCGGATCGCCGCTTTGGATGAGTACCTACATGAGTTTTGCAATTTTGGTTGTCCGTACTTCGTTTTGCGCAAGGTAAAAGCAAACGTTGGCAACAGTGACGACCAAAGCGGACAAGACGAAGCTACCTTTGATGTCATCATTGATATTCGTCAGGATATTCCGCGTGAAGAGGGTGGCTCTTCGCCCTATGTAGAACGAAAAGAACGCAGACGCTATCACCCGCGTCAAAATAAGCAGGATCGCCAGAATAATGCTGGTGCTGAACGCAATGGGGCGGGGAGAAACGAACGCGGGGAGAAGCCAAAGTTTCAAAAGGATCGCCCCGATAAAAACGGCAAGGATTCCAACTCACGAGAGCGCCGTCCCAATCAATTGAAACCCAATCGTGAACGCGATAAAGTCCCAACAGGACCAAATACGCCGAAGCGCGATTCCTAA
- a CDS encoding DUF3055 domain-containing protein, producing the protein MANDLFYLYDEAEDTRTRFVSFTGEATRFDLAITTTNRFYGKAIVINIQNGRSAIIGHDDLEEEGYLEFAFNLNEREAEELKAFLEAAI; encoded by the coding sequence ATGGCAAATGATTTGTTCTACTTGTACGACGAAGCTGAGGATACTCGAACGCGCTTTGTCAGCTTCACGGGCGAAGCTACGCGTTTTGACCTCGCGATTACGACGACCAACCGTTTTTATGGGAAGGCGATTGTCATCAACATTCAAAATGGGCGCTCCGCTATTATCGGACATGATGATCTGGAAGAAGAAGGCTATCTGGAATTCGCGTTCAACTTGAACGAGCGTGAAGCAGAAGAATTGAAAGCATTTTTGGAAGCAGCCATTTAA